The Candidatus Binataceae bacterium DNA window CAACCTCCCCCGGCAATGAGGAGCCGTCCTGGTCGCGGCCGCGGCTGACGCGGCTGTGCCATCGACCGTAGCTGAAATAGACCGCCAACCCCAGCGCCAGCCAGACCACGAAGCGCATCCAGGTCACGACCGGCAGACTGAGCATTAGATAGCCGCAGGCCAGCGCACCCGCGATCGGCACCAGCGGGACGAAGGGAGTGGCGAACGGGCGCGCGCGCTGAGGATCGATATGGCGCATGATCCAAACCCCCATGCACACCAGCACGAACGCGAACAGGGTGCCGATATTGGTCAGTTCGGCGATTTCCTGAATCGGCAACAGCGCCGCGGTGATTCCCACCGCGGTCCCGGTTAAAATCGTGGGAAAATAGGGCGTGCGGAAGCGCGGATGGATTCGCGAAAAGATAGGCGGCAGCAGACCGTCGCGCGACATCGCGAAAAATACCCGCGATTGCCCTAACATCATAACTAGCAACACCGAGGTCAATCCCGCCACCGCCCCCAGCGATACCGTAGCAGAGGCTAAATTGAGCCCCAAGTTGACAAAGGCGGAGGAAAGCGGCGCGTTGACGTCGATCGTTTTGTAGGGGGTCATCCCGGTCAGCACCGCCGCGACCAGGATGTAGAGCAAGGTGCAGGCGGCCAGCGAACCCAGGATGCCCAGGGGAAGATCGCGGGCCGGGTCGATCACCTCTTCTGCCGCGGTCGAGACCGCGTCAAAGCCGATGTAGGCGAAAAATATGATCGCCGCACCGTGCATGATTCCGCTCCAGCCAAAGGGAACGAAGGGATGCCAGTTGGCGGGACGGACGTAAAACGCCCCCACCACAATCACCACGCCGACGGCAAAAAGCTTGACCGCGACGATAATCGAATTGACGCGCGCGCTCTCCGAAATCCCAATCACTAAGATGGTGGTTACCACCGCGACGATCAGCAATGCGGGCAGATCCAGGATTCCACCGCCGGCCCCGGGAGCATGGCTCAAGGCATAAGGCAGATGGATTCCCAGCCCGCCCAGAATCACCCGGCAATAGCCTGACCATCCCACCGCCACTGCCGCCGAGGCGACTGCATACTCCAGGATCAGATCCCATCCGATGATCCAACCCGCCAACTCGCCCATCGTGGCGTAGGAATAGGAATAGGCGCTGCCGGCCACCGGAATCATCGCGGCAAACTCCGCGTAACACAGCGCCGCCATGGCCGAGGCCAGCCCCGAGACCGCAAAGGAAATGATTACTCCTGGCCCCGCCATCTCCGCTGCCGCCACGCCGGTCAGCACGAAAATTCCCGCGCCGATAATCGCGCCGACCCCCAGCGCGGTCAGATCGAGCGCGCCCAAGGCGCGTTTGAGGCCACCCCCGTGGGTGCGGCTGTCCTCCAAAAGCATCGCAATCGGCTTGCGATGAAAGAGTTGCTGCCGCAGCGAAGGTGCTTTGGTCATCGATTGCTCGCTGCTTGGCGCTTTGGCGTCACCACGCCAAATAGCCGCCATCTACAGCCAGTAGCGCGCCGGTCACGTAGCTTGCCGCGGGGCTGGCCAGAAATATCACCGCCCCGCGAATCTCATCGGGCCGCCCCAAACGGCCCAGTGGAGTTAGCGCTTCCATCTTCTCGCGATTTCCCGGCCGCGCCAGCCCGCCCGCGGTCGCTTCAGTGGGAATCCAACCGGGCGCGATCGCATTGACGTTGATCCCGTGCGGCGCCCATTCGATCGCTAATTGCCTGGTCAAATTGACCAGCGCCCCTTTGCTGGCAGTATAGGCCGACAGCCGATAAATACCGGTGCCGACCGCACCCAACACCGAGGCAATGTTGATAATTCGCCCGGGCTTGCGCCGCTCGATCAGGCCGGCGGCGACCCGTTGCGCCAGCATCATTGGCGCCGTCAGATTGACCGCCAGCGTCTCATCCCACACCTCACGGCGCAGCCGCTCGGCACGTCCGGTAGGAGCGATGCCGGCGTTATTGACCAGAATATCGATCTCGCCCAGCTCCGCAGCCTCCACCATCAGCCGATCTAGATCGGCGCCGCGCGTGAGGTCGGCCGCGATCGGCAACACCCGCACACCATGACTCTCGCGCAATTCGCGCGCCAGCGTCTCCAACCGCTCGCCGCGGCGCGCCACTACTACCAAATCGGCACCAGCCATCGCCAGCGCATGTGCGCATTCCACCCCCAGGCCTGAGGAAGCTCCGGTTACCAAGGCGAGGTGACCGCCCAGCGAAAACAGCGCCGCCAGCGGGTTATCCGCCATGGATTACTTCCCCGCCAGCGTGGCGGCTTGCCCAGCTCGCAAGGGCTGGGTTGTTTTCAGCTCAGGCCCGAGCGAGCGCTGCAACCTACTGTGAAAATAGATGCTGTCAGCACTGCTGCGGCGTAATAAGGATACCCTGCCCTGGATCCCCTCCCCGGGCAGGAAGGGGAGATTGCGAACGGGGCAATAAAACCCCTGGTCAGGGAGTAAACAGTTCGCATGGGTTGCGGCGGCGCGCCCCTGCTCTATTTTATTCTCATCAGTTTTCGTCCACCCATGGGGGCGCCCCCGACCCATAAGCTCCCCTCTCGCTTGCGGGGTGAGGTTAGGCTGGAGGTTTGGCGGATACGGGGCCGGTAAACCCCGCTTTCCCGCCTTTTCTCGCGCACCGGAAACCGCTACTGGGGGGTACTCTGCCGTCGTCCCCATCCCTAGCCAGAGAGGGAGCGCAGGGGTAGGAACTATGAAAATTTCTCCAAATTCACCCGCGCTGTTCACTATGTTCAAGGCGGATAAGCGGTGGGTTGACAAGGGTATCCGTGCAAGCACGCTAATTGCTCAGCGCCTTGGCCGCCGCCTGTGCTGCCATTACCGTCCGGTCGATCGCTCCTCGGTCAATACCGTAATGCGCCACGGCACGAAAACTGACCCCGCCACGTCGCCCGATCAGCACCCCACGCGACCTCATTTCGGCCTCGAAGCTGCGCGCCTGCGCCTCTTCGCCCTCAACGTCGAAAAAAACCATGTTGGTGCGCCGCGCAGCCGGCCACACCTGTAGCCCGGCGATCAGTCCCAAGCCTTGCGCCAGCGCGCGGGCGTTGCTGTGATCTTCGCCCAGGCGATCGATCATCTGGTCCAGCGCAATCAGGCCGGCGGCGGCGATGATCCCCGCCTGCCTCATCCCACCGCCCAACACCTTGCGCACTCGATGGGCTTCCTGAATAAAGGCCGCGCTGCCGCACAGCAATGAGCCCACCGGACAGGCCAGCCCCTTGGACAGGCAGAAGGAAACCGAGTCGGCCTCGGCCGCCAGGGTCACAGCTTCGCTCTCCAGCGCCAGTGCCGCGTTGAAGATGCGTGCCCCGTCCAAATGGGTCGCCAACCCGCGCCCCCGCGCTATCGTCGCGACCTCGCGCATGTGGGAGAGCGGCACCGCTACCCCGCCGCATTGATTGTGAGTGTTCTCCAGAGTAACCAGTGCGGGCGGCGCGAAATGAGCATCGGGCGGCGTTGCCACCTGATACGCCAACTCACTTAGATCAAGCTGGCCGTCGTCGAGATTGCGTACCGGCGCAAAGACGATCCCGCCCAGCGCCGAGGCGCCGCCACCCTCGTACACGTAGCTATGCGAGCGCGACCCGACAATTGCCTTGGTGCCACGCCGGCAATGAACTAACAGGGCAATCAGGTTGGCCATCGTACCGCTGGCTACCAGCAAGGCCGCTTCCTTGCCCATCAGCGCGGCGGCACGTTCCTGCAGCCGATTGACCGTTGGGTCTTCGCCGAAGACGTCGTCGCCCAATTCGGCGCGTGCCATCGCCTCCCGCATCGCCTCCGAGGGCAGGGTCACGGTATCGCTACGCAAGTCGATCACGACGCTCTAAATCCTCCAAGCCGATAGGAAAAATTGGACGCCGGCACTCAGGGAAAAATCGCCTTGACGATCTCGTCGATCGCACGCTTGCTGTCGGCCTCGTCGGTCAGCGACCAGGTCACCGCCACGGTGGCGGCGCGCCGCGGCGCAATCCCGTTACGGATCAATTCGCCGGCGTAGATCAGCAGGCGGGTGGAAACCCCTTCTTCCAGCCCCGAGGACTTCAAGTTGCGCACTTTCTCGCCTAGCAAGGCCAACTGGCCCGCGCAGTTTTGATCCACTCCGGCTTCGTGAGCAATGATGTTGGTTTCCTTTTCCGCGGGGGGATAGTTGAACTCGATCGTCACGAAGCGCTGGCGGGTGGAATGCTTGAGGTTTTTCTGAATGCTCTGGTAGCCGGGATTGTAAGAAATGACCAGCAAAAAGCCCTCGTGCGCGGACAGCACTTCGCCCCGTTTTTCGATCGGCAGGATGCGCCGATGGTCGGAGAGCGGATGAATCAGGACGGTGGTATCTTTGCGCGCTTCCACCACCTCGTCCAGGTAGCATATCGCGCCGCGCCGCACCGCCTGAGTCAGCGGACCGTCGATCCACACGGTCTCGTCGGCCTGAATCAGATAGCGACCGACCAAGTCGCTGCCGGTCAAATCCTCGTGGCAGGCCACCGTGATAAGCTCACACGGACCGTCGGGTTGGGCCGCCAGCCGATGAGCCATATGCTCCACGAAGCGGGTCTTGCCGCATCCAGTCGGCCCCTTGAGCAATACCGGCAGGCGGGCATTGTAGGCCGCAGTAAAAATCTCAGCTTCGTCGCCAATGGGCAGATAATATGGCGTCTGGGCGGGATTGAGGGTTCGCACCTCGGGGCTTTGCCCGGTCAAGCGCGTATCGAAAGTCTTCAACTCAACCGCCATGAAAATTGTCCTTTCCCGCCCGCGGCCCCACCGCAGGTTGGGCGAATTTTAGCAACCAGCCCGCTCTCCTTCACTGCGCGGACCGCTCATACCCCTCGCAACTGGATAACCGACCCCTGCGCGGTATCCTTGACTTCGTACCCGGCCGCCTCGATCTCTCGGCGCAAAGCGTCGGCGCGGGCAAAATCACGTTGTCCGCGCGCAGCCGCGCGCTGCGCCGCCAAGGTCGCGATCGCCGGCGGCAATGTACCGCTGCCGGCTCGCCGGCGCATGGCGTCCAAATCCAGCCCCAGCACGCTATCGCAGGCGCACAGGGCGCGCCAGATATGGTAGTCGCCGCGCCGGTAGGCCTCGGCCACCAGTTCCAAGGCCACTGCGAGCGCCTGCGGGGTATTGAGGTCATTGTTGAGCGCCTCCCTGAAGCGCTCTACATACTCCGCCGCCCAGGGCGCATCCTCTTCTGCCGGCTCGGGCTGGCTGCGCGCGAACTCGGCGAAATAGTCCAGGTTGGATTGCGCCGCGCGCACCGCTTCCATATTGAAAGCCAGCTCGGAACGATACTTGGCGCCCAGGCAAAACAGCCGAAACGCCAGCGGATTCAAGCCTGCCGCCACCACATCCGCCAGCACCGGAAAGCGCCCCGCGCTCTTGCTGATCTTGGCCCCTTCCATGCCGACCAAAAACGCATTGTGCATGAAATAATGCACAAAGGGCTGGCCGGTGGCCGCCTCCGACTGCGCGATTTCATTCTCGTG harbors:
- a CDS encoding amino acid permease, with protein sequence MTKAPSLRQQLFHRKPIAMLLEDSRTHGGGLKRALGALDLTALGVGAIIGAGIFVLTGVAAAEMAGPGVIISFAVSGLASAMAALCYAEFAAMIPVAGSAYSYSYATMGELAGWIIGWDLILEYAVASAAVAVGWSGYCRVILGGLGIHLPYALSHAPGAGGGILDLPALLIVAVVTTILVIGISESARVNSIIVAVKLFAVGVVIVVGAFYVRPANWHPFVPFGWSGIMHGAAIIFFAYIGFDAVSTAAEEVIDPARDLPLGILGSLAACTLLYILVAAVLTGMTPYKTIDVNAPLSSAFVNLGLNLASATVSLGAVAGLTSVLLVMMLGQSRVFFAMSRDGLLPPIFSRIHPRFRTPYFPTILTGTAVGITAALLPIQEIAELTNIGTLFAFVLVCMGVWIMRHIDPQRARPFATPFVPLVPIAGALACGYLMLSLPVVTWMRFVVWLALGLAVYFSYGRWHSRVSRGRDQDGSSLPGEVAQPSR
- a CDS encoding glucose 1-dehydrogenase, which gives rise to MADNPLAALFSLGGHLALVTGASSGLGVECAHALAMAGADLVVVARRGERLETLARELRESHGVRVLPIAADLTRGADLDRLMVEAAELGEIDILVNNAGIAPTGRAERLRREVWDETLAVNLTAPMMLAQRVAAGLIERRKPGRIINIASVLGAVGTGIYRLSAYTASKGALVNLTRQLAIEWAPHGINVNAIAPGWIPTEATAGGLARPGNREKMEALTPLGRLGRPDEIRGAVIFLASPAASYVTGALLAVDGGYLAW
- a CDS encoding CbbQ/NirQ/NorQ/GpvN family protein; translation: MAVELKTFDTRLTGQSPEVRTLNPAQTPYYLPIGDEAEIFTAAYNARLPVLLKGPTGCGKTRFVEHMAHRLAAQPDGPCELITVACHEDLTGSDLVGRYLIQADETVWIDGPLTQAVRRGAICYLDEVVEARKDTTVLIHPLSDHRRILPIEKRGEVLSAHEGFLLVISYNPGYQSIQKNLKHSTRQRFVTIEFNYPPAEKETNIIAHEAGVDQNCAGQLALLGEKVRNLKSSGLEEGVSTRLLIYAGELIRNGIAPRRAATVAVTWSLTDEADSKRAIDEIVKAIFP
- the ltaE gene encoding low-specificity L-threonine aldolase; its protein translation is MIDLRSDTVTLPSEAMREAMARAELGDDVFGEDPTVNRLQERAAALMGKEAALLVASGTMANLIALLVHCRRGTKAIVGSRSHSYVYEGGGASALGGIVFAPVRNLDDGQLDLSELAYQVATPPDAHFAPPALVTLENTHNQCGGVAVPLSHMREVATIARGRGLATHLDGARIFNAALALESEAVTLAAEADSVSFCLSKGLACPVGSLLCGSAAFIQEAHRVRKVLGGGMRQAGIIAAAGLIALDQMIDRLGEDHSNARALAQGLGLIAGLQVWPAARRTNMVFFDVEGEEAQARSFEAEMRSRGVLIGRRGGVSFRAVAHYGIDRGAIDRTVMAAQAAAKALSN